The sequence below is a genomic window from Oncorhynchus kisutch isolate 150728-3 unplaced genomic scaffold, Okis_V2 scaffold601, whole genome shotgun sequence.
TCCCAGACGGACCACTTCGAAGTTAGAATCATGGCGACGATTGTTTTGTGACCCACTCATAGAACATAGACTCACCAAATTAATAGGAGTTTCATTCTGGAGTGggactatccctttaaggtcAAGGGTGTCGGCTCAGCTAGCTCCACCCACTTCAGGCAGTTTCCAGAAGGTGTCCGTCAGGGATTTGGCCCCGCCCTCGTCTGCCCTTTCGACCTCCCCCGAGAAAGATCCATTTAAGACATAACTCATCCATCAATCATCCTGAGACATCTTTAAGACATACCTCATCCTCTCTGTCATCCCTCGTCCTATTTCAGTCTCACTAAGTGGTGAGGTGGGATTCCCGTAGACCTCCTCTTGGCTGGGCGGGATACCCCTCAATCTCCCATTCCATAAAGCTATGTTTCCCACTGAGCTACATTAGTCATTGACCTCACCGTAATGTAGACCGTGGTATTTTGGTGATCCAAACGAACCCGGGAACCAGAGAACTCCCTGTTTTTAATTAGGCCTCATTTATAAGTGTCCCTACAAGGAGACTAAATCAGACTGTTACTAAAACCtcttacaaaacattaagaacacctgctacaGATATACCAGAGTCAAGCCAACACAGGTCACGACTCAGGACAGATATTACAGccacatacactgagtggacaaaacattaagaacacctgctacaGATATACCAGTCAagtgtgtgaatgtgttgttgtgtatgtgtgttgttgtgtatgtgttgttgtgtatgtgttgttgtgtatgtgttgttgtgtatgtgtgtgtgtgttgttgtgtatgtgttgttgtgtatgtgttgttgtgaatgtgttgttgtgtatgtgtgtgtgtgttattgtgtatgtgttgttgtgtatgtgttgttgtgtatgtgttgttgtgtatgtgttgttgtgtatgtgttattgtgtatgtgttgttgtgtatgtgttgttgtgtatgtgttgttgtgaatgtgttgttgtgtatgtgttgttgtgtatgtgttgttgtgtatgtgttgttgtgtgtgtgttgttgtgaatgtgttgttgtgtatgtgttgttgtgtatgtgttgttgtgtatgtgttgtgtatgtgttgttgtgtatgtgttgttgcgtatgtgttgttgtgtatgtgttgttgtgtatgtgttgtgtatgtgttgttgtgtatgtgtgtgtgtgttattgtgtatgtgttgttgtgtatgtgttattgtgtatgtgttgttgtgtatgtgttgttgtgaatgtgttgttgtgtacgtgttgttgtgtatgtgtgtgtgtgttattgtgtatgtgttattgtgaatgtgttgttgtgtatgtgttgttgtgatgtgttgttgtgtatgtgttgttgtgtgttattgtgtatgtgttgttgtgtatgtgttgttgtgtatgtgttgttgtgtttgtgttgttgtgtatgtgttgttgtgtatgtgttgttgtgtatgtgtgtgtgtgtgttattgtgtatgtgttgttgtgtatgtgttgttgtgtatgtgttgtgtatgtgttgttgtgtatgtgttgttgtgtatgtgttgtgtatgtgttgttgtgtatgtgttggtgtatgtgttgttgtgaatgtgttgttgtgtatgtgttgttgtgtatgtgttattgtgtatgtgttgttgtgaatgtgttgttgtgtatgtgttgttgtgtatgtgttgttgtgaatgtgttgtgtatgtgttgttgtgtatgtgttgttgtgtgttattgtgtatgtgttgttgtgtatgtgttgttgtgtatgtgttgttgtgtttgtgttgttgtgtatgtgttgttgtgtatgtgttgttgtgtatgtgtgtgtgtgtgttattgtgtatgtgttgttgtgtatgtgttgttgtgtatgtgttgtgtatgtgttgttgtgtatgtgttgttgtgtatgtgttgtgtatgtgttgttgtgtatgtgttggtgtatgtgttgttgtgaatgtgttgttgtgtatgtgttgttgtgtatgtgttattgtgtatgtgttgttgtgaatgtgttgttgtgtatgtgttgttgtgtatgtgttgttgtgaatgtgttgttgtgtatgtgttgttgtgtatgtgttgttgtgtatgtgttgttgtgtatgtgttgttgtgaatgtgttgttgtgtatgtgttgttgtgtatgtgttattgtgtatgtgttgttgtgtatgtgttgttgtgtatgtgttgttgtgtatgtgttgttgtgaatgtgttgttgtgtatatgttgttgtgtatgtgtcgAATGCAAAACAAAAGGGAAATTCTATTCACATTCTACGTTGCTAAGTTCATCGCAGTTTAAGGGACTGTATTGTGGCCTTCCATGGCTTCCTGCGCCACTGGGGTAAAACAATGAGGTAAAACAATGGGGTAAAACAATGAGGTAAAACAATGGGGTAAAATAATGAGGTAAAACAATGAGGTAAAACAATGAGGTAAAACAATGAGGTATAACAATGGGGTAAAACAATGAGGTAAAACAATGGGGTAAAACAATGAGGTAAAACAATGGGGTAAAACAATGAGGTAAAACAATGAGGTAAAACAATGGGGTAAAACAATGAGGTAAAACAATGAGGTAAAACAATGGGGTAAAACAATGAGGTAAAACAATGGGGTAAAACAATGGGGTAAAACAATGGGGTAAAACAATGAGGTAAAACATTGAGGTAAAACAATGAGGTAACACAATGAGGTAAAACAATGAGGTAAAACAATGAGGTAAAACAATGAGGTAACACAATGAGGTAAAACAATGAGGTAAAACAATGGGGTAAAACAATGAGGTAAAACAATGGGGTAAAACAACGAGGTAAAACAATGAGGTAAAACAATGAGGTAAAACAATGGGGTAAAACAATGGGGTAAAACAATGAGGTATACACGTGTGTCAAATCCCTTTGTCACCATCAACATGGGAAAACACCAATAGCTCACAACCAAAAAGAGACACATTATGATGTCATTACCTGGTTGTTGACCTTAAAATCAAACAGGAAATGGgtaccaatttttttttaaataattaaatataCCACTTAGGGAAACAAATAATATGTTTTAAACCCCTCAGAACAGTGGTAAACCTGCCTGGTATTGGTACTTTTTAAACCCCTCAGAGCAGTGGTAAACCTGCCTGGTATTGGAAGCATGTGTATCTTGTCCCCACAGTAAGGAAGATGGTTCTGGAAGCAAAGAAAAATCCAAGGGCCATCTTCACCATGCCTCCAAATCAACAATTAAACAACTCCTCTGTGTCAAAAGGCTCTTCATTGAAAACAACCGACTACTGTAAAGATCCACACACACCATCGATGGGTTTTGCTTCGAAAGAATGATGCATATGCAGAGAATAACCCCATTACCTACTGTagaatatggtggtggatctttgatgttatggggctgttCTGCTtccgctggtcctggggctccggAAGCTtccgctggtcctggggctctggaAGCTTtcgctggtcctggggctcctgATGCTTCCGCCAGTCCTGGGGCTCTTGATGCTtccgctggtcctggggctcctgATGCGtctgctggtcctggggctccggATGCTTCCGCCTGTCCTGGGGCTCCGGATGCTTCCGCTGGTTCTGAGGCTCTGGAAGCTtccgctggtcctggggctccggATGCTtctgctggtcctggggctccggATGCTtccgctggtcctggggctccgaATGCTTAACGATTCTGTTCCGGAACTGTATGTACTTTCGTTCCATTCCATccaaaaatatcatcaaacaGCAACTAAGGGACAGTTCGAaatatattggggggggggggtgggtgtcatacattttttttgcccccctcccccccaacgtaaaacatattttcacacacccctctctcatGGAAAAAAATATTATGTTCTCgaccacaaataacaataactgtagcAACCCTGTGTTTATAAACGTGGATATCGACTTTTACCACGTTCAATACCAGGTGTTGCGGGCCAGAAAGATTGAGAGTTCACCGACAAACCACGGACAAGCTAACTTTCCCTGCCTGTTTTCATCAGACCTAAACCCCGATCAGACTGAAGACAATGATCAGCTAAGTGGAAATCCGATTGTCAACCGTTGTAATGCACCACAACCAAAAGCAAAGCAAAGCATAGCGACATTGGGCGCTTCAACGTCATGGTTTATGTTTTCACCACCCCAATCTGGATGAACGTGGGCAGGAAGTCTACAGGAGACTATTGAAGGAGTCTAATCGGATTAAAACAATGTGACTGGTTGTGTCTACGCCACACGTAAAACGGAATACATTTCATTTTAGCCAATCGCAGGGCCTGAAACAAACGTTTTGGTCCAACAGCCACTGTGGCAGGCAGATGAAAAACAAAAAACGACCAGCCACTCAGATTGTTTACCAGCCTAAATATTTTTCGGACATAATTACACCAAAAAACTGATGagcatgctttgtaatgtttctaaaacaataaatgtattactagtaagaagtaATGTGGTATATTGCCCAAATCTATTTATTTTTTTGGGTGATTTGAAAGATATCACAGATCAGACAAAATGTTGAGCTGCCCCTTTAAGGACGGGAGGTTACCGTGGTAATATGCCTGACTAGTAGCTGACTTCTCTTTGCCGGCAGTTGAAACAAACTGaaacattgaaaaacaacctGGCTTGTGAACAAGTCAAGATAAACACTTTCAAATCAATTAGAGCAACGTTTCTGCCTGTGGCAGCGCTTCTATAAAAAAATCTGTCTTTCAGCTGCTCACAGCTGCTCATAGCTGCTCACAGCTGCTCACAGCTGCTCATAGCTGCTCATAGCTGCTCATAGCTGCTCATAGCTGCTCATAGCTGCTCATAGCTGCTCATAGCTGCTCACAGCTGCTCATAGCTGCTCATAGCTGCTCATAGCTGCTCATAGCTGCTCATAGCTGCTCATAGCTGCTCACAGCTGCTCATAGCTGCTCACAGCTGCTCACAGCTGCTCATAGCTGCTCATAGCTGCTCATAGCTGCTCATAGCTGCTCATAGCTGCTCATAGCTGCTCACAGCTGCTCACAGCTGCTCATAGTCCAGAAACCAGGCAGTGTTGCTGCACGAGGAGGGCTATAGGTTTCCTAATTCTTTGTTAGCGATTACCAGCTATGAAACAAAAATGGCAGAAATAATTTGAAAACGGCTACAGCACAGTTTATTTTTTGCTATAAATGTGCTCATACTTGACTTATAACTTTATTTTAATTTGAAAATGCGAGTGGGAATGCTGGCACTGTGtagccctgacccctgacccctgaccacCCGCCAATGTGACTGATGAAGTAAACATATTTACCCGCCATTGCCAAAATCTACCCACATTTGGCTGGTGGCTGGTGTTCATTTCAGGCCCTGTCCTCAGTTGCTTCATGACTCTAAAATCTAATTAAAATAAACATATTGTAACCAAAAATTAATATCCTATCTTAGTATATCAGGGAGATGGAGTTGACAGTTTACggtgatttaaatattgtttgtttaaatctaaaatgtgtttgtgtgtgtttcagacgGTTCCATCTCTAAATATAGAGTCGGGTTGGTGTGATGAAGGATTCTGACTCTAATAGTCTTAAATCCTCGACTCTGAGACGACCCAGGAGGATTCTGATCAGTCTTAAAACCTCGACTCTGAGACGACCCAGCAGGATTCTGATCAGTCTTAAAACCTCGACTCTGAGACGACCCAGCAGGATTCTGATCAGTCTTAAAACCTCGACTCTGAGACGACCCAGCAGGATTCTGATCAGTCTTAAAACCTCGACTCTGAGACGACCCAGGAGGATTCTGATCAGTCTTAAAACCTCAACTCTGAGACGACCCAGGAGGATTCTGATCAGTCTTAAAACCTCGACTCTGAGACGACCCAGGAGGATTCTGATCAGTCTTAAAACCTCGACTCTGAGACGACCCAGGAGGATTCTGATCAGTCTTAAAACCTCGACTCTGAGACGACCCAGCAGGATTCTGATCAGTCTTAAAACCTCGACTCTGAGACGACCCAGCAGGATTCTGATCAGTCTTAAAACCTCGACTCTGAGACGACCCAGCAGGATTCTGATCAGTCTTAAAACCTCGACTCTGAGACGACCCAGCAGGATTCTGATCAGTCTTAAAACCTCGACTCTGAGACGACCCAGCAGGATTCTGATCAGTCTTAAAACCTCGACTCTGAGACGACCCAGCAGGATTCTGATCAGTCTTAAAACCTCGACTCTGAGACGACCCAGCAGGATTCTGATCAGTCTTAAAACCTCGACTCTGAGACAACCCAGGAGGATTCTGATCAGTCTTAAAACCTCGACTCTGAGACGACCCAGGAGGATTCAAATCAGTCTTAAAACCTCGACTCTGAGACGACCCAGGAGGATTCTGATCAGTCTTAAAACCTAGACTCTGAGATGACCCAGGAGGATTCTGATCAGTCTTAAAACCTCGACTCTGAGACGACCCAGGAGGATTCTGATCAGTCTTAAAACCTCGACTCTGAGATTTCCTAAGATTCAGTTAGAAAGATCTTCAACAAGAAGAAGAGAAAAATACTTCATTAATCATTGATTCGTTAAGTACGAGATGGAAAACCAAGACAGAAAGGTGGAGGGTTGACCCCCAAAACCCCACTGACCAAATAAAACCAAGGACTGCAGTAGGTGGGTGATGGTTTTTGGTTTGATAAAGGGTTTTAAAAGCGGCCATTTCTGCTCTCTCGTCAACTCCGCTGTGAGGCAGTCCATATGGGGAATGAACGAGGGCTGTGGAAGGGTGTCTAAGGGGGTCAGGATTTCATTACAGTACTTAGCTTTGACAGACTGTTAGCGGGGAAAAATATGTTGTTACCAAACATGGTTCGGGGAGGGGTGAagttagggagagggggagagagataaaaaCTCAAGTGTTGGACTTGGGGTTTACAAAGTGTGGGAGAGACTGAGCCTGTAGAGAGTGCTGGCTGTACCATTAGTAGAGACTGAGCCTGTAGAGAGTGCTGGCTGTACCATTAGTAGAGACTGAGCCTGTAGAGAGTGCTGGCTGTACCATTAGTAGAGACTGAGCCTGTAGAGAGTGCTGGCTGTACCATTAGTAGCTAACTTGTCATTGCAACATCAGTGCAGTTGATGTAAAATAATCGTATTTCAGATTTTTATGGATCCTTTAGGCACAAATCACAAAGATGAGAAGGACACTGCTTTCATTACAGTAGAGGATGAGAAAGATGATAGCGAGACAACAGTGATAGACGGTGAGGAGGAATCAGATGACAAAGCCAAGGAGACTGAACCCCAGCAGCAGAAGGAGCAGGCCTGGGCCCCCACTACCTACTCCAAGTTTGGTAAAGAGGTGTTTTGCTACGTAGGAGAGGAGATCAGCATCTTTGAGGCCTTGGACTCTTACGGTGCTGTCACCTGGCCAGCGGTGAGTTAGTCTACTATTTAACATGACATTCATAGATAACAATGATAGCAGTGAGTTAGTCTACTATTTAACATGACATTCATAGATAACAATGATAGCAGTGAGTTAATCTACTATTTAACATGACATTCATAGATAACAATGATAGCGGTGAGTTAGTCTACTATTTAACATGACATTCATAGATAACAATGATAGCAGTGAGTTAGTCTACTATTTAACATGACATTCATAGATAACAATGATAGCAGTGAGTTAGTCTACTATTTAACATGACATTCATAGATAACAATGATAGCAGTGAGTTAGTCTACTATTTAACATGACATTCATAGATAACAATGATATCAGTGAGTTAGTCTACTATTTAACATGACATTCATAGATAACAATGATAGCAGTGAGTTAATCTACTATTTAACATGACATTCATAGATAACAATGATAGCGGTGAGTTAGTCTACTATTTAACATGACATTCATAGATAACAATGATAGCAGTGAGTTAGTCTACTATTTAACATGACATTCATAGATAACAATGATAGCAGTGAGTTAGTCTACTATTTAACATGACATTCATAGATAACAATGATAGCAGTGAGTTAGTCTACTATTTAACATGACATCCATAGATAACAATGATAGCAGTGAGTTAGTCTACTATTTAACATGACATTCATAGATAACAATGATAGCAGTGAGTTAATCTACTATTTAACATGACATTCATAGATAACAATGATAGCGGTGAGTTAGTCTACTATTTAACATGACATTCATAGATAACAATGATATCAGTGAGTTAGTCTACTATTTAACATGACATTCATAGATAACAATGATAGCAGTGAGTTAGTCTACTATTTAACATGACATTCATAGATAACAATGATAGCAGTGAGTTAGTCTACTATTTAACATGACATTCATAGATAACAATGATAGCAGTGAGTTAGTctactatttaacatgtcattcaTGGATGGATGTAGGATAACGATGAATTAATACGATTAATTaatatgatggatgatgattgatggtggtgatgaggatggtgatgatgatTTATGAAGTTCTACCAACTATAATGATGGTTTCTATAGTAACAATGTTTGAAGTTCTAACAACTATAATGATGGTTTCTATAGTAACTATGGATGAAGTTCTAACAACTATAATAATGGTTTCTATAGTAACTATGGTTGAATTCTAACAACTATAATGATGGTTTCTATAGTAACTATGGATGAAGTTCTAACAACTATAATAATGGTTTCTATAGTAACTATGGTTGAAGTTCTAACAACTATAATGATGGTTTCTATAGTAACTACGGTTGAAGTTCTAACAACTAAAATGATGGTTTCTATAGTAACTATGGTTGAAGTTCTAACAACTATAATGATGGTTTCAAAAGTAACTATGGTTGAAGTTCTAACAACTATAATGATGGTTTCTATAGTAACTGTGGATGAAGTTCTAACAACTAAAATGATGGTTTCTATAGTAACTATGGTTGAAGTTCTAACAACTAAAATGATGGTTTCTATAGTAACTATGGTTGAAGTTATAACAACTATAATGATGGTTTCAAAAGTAACTATGGTTGAAGTTCTAACAACTATAATGATGGTTTCTATAGTAACTATGGTTGAAGTTCTAACAACTAAAATGATGGTTTCTATAGTAACTATGGTTGAAGTTATAACAACTATAATGATGGTTTCTATAGTAACTCTGGTTGCCTGCAGGCGTTGGCTCTGTGTCACTACCTAGAGACCAACGTTGAGCAGTTGAACCTGGTGGACAAGGCAGTGCTGGAGCTAGGAGCAGGTCCTGGCCTAGTGTCTATTGTAGCCACACTCCTAGGTGAGTCTGGGCATTAAATGTACTCATATTGTACATCTGAGAAGATCAGAGAGGTGTAAGTAATATGGTGAAATTTCTACCTAGCCTATCAAGGTGGAGGAAGTCCTATCAAGGTGGAGGAGGTCCTATCAAGGTGGCTAGCAAGGTGGAGGAGGACCTAGCAAGGTGGCTAGGAAGGTGGAGGAGGTCCTAGCAAGGTGGCTAGGAAGTTGGAGGAGGTCCTATCAAGGTGGCTAGCAAGGTGGAGGAAGTCCTAGCAAGGTGGCTAGCAAGGTGGAGGAGGTCCTATCAAGGTGGCTAGCAAGGTGGCTAGCAAGGTGGAGGAGGTCCTATCAAGGTGGCTAGCAAGGTGGAGGAGGTCCTATCAAGGTGGATTGCAAGGTGGAGGAGGTCCTATCAAGGTGGCTAGCAAGGTGGAGGAGGTCCTATCAAGGTGGATTGCAAGGTGGAGGAGGTCCTATCAAGGTGGCTAGCAAGGTGGATTGCAAGGTGGAGGAGGTCCTATCAAGGTGGATTGCAAGGTGGAGGAGGTTCTACCAAGGTGGAGGAGGTCCTATCAATGTGGAGGAGGTCCTATCAAGGTGGAGGAGGTCCTATCAATGTGGCTAGCTAGGTGGAGGAGGTCCCGGCATTCTATACCACTTACACCTATCCAACCTTAGTTgtggctaggggttgatttggtaCTGGCCACCTGTGTGTCTGTTAGTTGAATAACAGAGTGCTTCCTGTCCCCAGGTGCCTGGGTCACAGCTACAGACCTACCAGAGATCATAGGTAACCTGAGAGCCAACCTGCTCCGTAACACAAGAGGGCGCTGTAGGAACACTCCCCAAGCTGCAGCTCTGTCCTGGGGTCCTGACGTGGAACGCATCTACCCCAGATCTGTCTATCGCTATGACTACGTGCTGGCGGCTGACGTGGTGTATCACCATGACTACTTGGAAGAGCTGCTGTTCACCATGAGATACTTCTGCCGTCcaggttgattgattgattggttgattgaactGTTTAAAGAATCCCAGAATATAACACATGAAAGCATTAAATTATGCTTATTTCTAATGTGGTCCTCAGGAACCACTCTGATCTGGGCCAACAAGGTCCGCCTCAAGACAGACCTGAGCTTCACAGAGAACTTCCAGAACACCTTCAACACCACACTGCTGGCTGAGATTGGAGAAGTAAACATATTAATGGGCACGTGTCgagaaacagaggagaaaccAGAGCTAGACCCAGGAAAacaacaggaagaggaggaggaaccagAGCTAGACCCAGGAAAACAACAGGAAGAGGGGAAGGAACCAGAGTTGGACCCAGGAAAacaacaggaagaggaggaggaggaaccagAGCTGGACCCAGGAAAacaacaggaagaggaagaacCAGAGCTAGTCCCAGGAAAacaacaggaagaggaggaggaaccagAGCTAGACCCAGGAAAacaacaggaagaggaggaggaaccagAGCTGGACTCAGGAAAActacaggaagaggaggaaccACAGCTGGACCCAGGAAAacaacaggaagaggaggaggaaccagAGCTGGACTCAGGAAAActacaggaagaggaggaaccACAGCTGGACCCAGGAAAacaacaggaagaggaggaggaaccagAGCTGGTCCCAGGAAAacaacaggaagaggaggaggaagaacatgTCTGTTTACAGGTGGGGGAAAATGGTTtagaggaaaaggaggaagagTTTGAAGCAGATCAAACAACTGAGAATGAGGAAGAAGACGAGACGCAGAAGGAGGGACTGAAAGAGGAGAACAAGGACAGAGAAAACCAGGTAGACTCTCAGGTTTGCAGAGACGACGAAGAGCAGCAAAATTCTGCTGGCTCACGTTCTACCTCCGAATCAGAGCTTGAGGGTCTTGGTGAGCATTCAACCTAATGTAAATATTTGTTCTAAAAGACCAGGAGCTGATCTCATTGTGTTGTTgaattagtttagtttattaagaTCCCCCATTAGCTActccacatgcagcagctactcttcatggatTGACTTGTGGTCTTCTTTGTGTTTCTTGTGCAGAGGAGGCAGACACTCAGGACTCAAATGTCCAACGGGAGGAGAGACCAGTCTGGGTCGAACAGATTGTTGTGGAGGCAGATAAAAGGTCAGAGGAACAAGACAACAGTTTGGAGGAGGAAGCTGATGCAGCTGATGGCAGTAGCCAAGCATGGGAGAAACAGACGTTGGAACATAGTGATGAAGGATatggggatgatgatgatgcagAAAACACTAACTCCCGCTGTAGCACCGAAGCGACTGACGAAGACATCGGTGAGTCATTGACATCATTTTTTAATGCCTAGATACTCAGACTCAATCATTCAACAACACAAGTCTACCATTGACAGTACACACCCAGGAAATAGAAATGGTTTGATCCATCCCCATTAGAATGTGAATGAGTGGTTTGTTCCATTCCTGTGTAGAGGAGCTGGACACCAAGGATACAGGAGATGCCCAGCTGGATAATACCCACGTCCCCTGGATACGACTGGACAGAGAGGTCTACTTCTATGCTGGGCACAAAATCAACATCGTCGAGGCAATGGACTCCCATGGCGGAGTGATATGGCCAGCAGTGAGTACAGTTCTACACTACATTTGGCGTTGTCGGCAGGATAAATCACTACATTTGGCGTTGTCGGCAGGATAAATCACTACATTTGGCGTTGTCGGCAGGATAAATCAATGCACCAAACACTCACATGGAACAACAGGTGTCTTCTGGCCTTCCTATTCAGATTGCTCTTCTACAGGGAAACAGACAAATGGACTACTGCCACCTAGTGGTGGACTTCTATAAAGGTCCTACCTGCAACACGTGATGGACCACTAGGTGGTGATAGGCTACACATATAATGTATTTGCTCCCCTGCAGGCGTTGGCTCTATGTAACTACCTGGAGACCAATACTGATGTGATAGATCTGAAAGGAAAGCAGGTTTTGGAACTGGGATCAGGGACAGGATTAGTGTCTATCGTCGCCAGTCTACTGGGTAAGTCTTACTGATTACCTTTGAGTTTTAGACTCTAATCCCATCAGCTGCTGTATCTGGTGATAACTGACTACAAAAgaca
It includes:
- the LOC109885368 gene encoding uncharacterized protein LOC109885368, giving the protein MDPLGTNHKDEKDTAFITVEDEKDDSETTVIDGEEESDDKAKETEPQQQKEQAWAPTTYSKFGKEVFCYVGEEISIFEALDSYGAVTWPAALALCHYLETNVEQLNLVDKAVLELGAGPGLVSIVATLLGAWVTATDLPEIIGNLRANLLRNTRGRCRNTPQAAALSWGPDVERIYPRSVYRYDYVLAADVVYHHDYLEELLFTMRYFCRPGTTLIWANKVRLKTDLSFTENFQNTFNTTLLAEIGEVNILMGTCRETEEKPELDPGKQQEEEEEPELDPGKQQEEGKEPELDPGKQQEEEEEEPELDPGKQQEEEEPELVPGKQQEEEEEPELDPGKQQEEEEEPELDSGKLQEEEEPQLDPGKQQEEEEEPELDSGKLQEEEEPQLDPGKQQEEEEEPELVPGKQQEEEEEEHVCLQVGENGLEEKEEEFEADQTTENEEEDETQKEGLKEENKDRENQVDSQVCRDDEEQQNSAGSRSTSESELEGLEEADTQDSNVQREERPVWVEQIVVEADKRSEEQDNSLEEEADAADGSSQAWEKQTLEHSDEGYGDDDDAENTNSRCSTEATDEDIEELDTKDTGDAQLDNTHVPWIRLDREVYFYAGHKINIVEAMDSHGGVIWPAALALCNYLETNTDVIDLKGKQVLELGSGTGLVSIVASLLGAQVTATDLPDVLSNLRYNLLRNTRGRSKYTPEVTALSWGPEVERTYPRSVYRYDYVLAADVVYHHDLEELLVTMKYFCRPGNTLIWANKVRLKTNLVFTEDFKNTFNTTLLAEMGEVKIFKATCKR